gacaacaaaattttctataataattactaatttatatgtttttaaaattatgttttgatggatattatctccatcgaaaagtgctgtttttgagacatacggcgcgtggatgcgtaaacgctcttaagatAAAAGTATATTACTGCGCATAAAATCTAGCTGATTGCGGATTTGTGTGCTAAACGTTAAACGTACAAAATGTTCCGAATGGTATTGCTTGTACTTATCCATGCCTCTCGTGGATGACGTGACGTGGACTGACGCTATGGCGCGGAGCTTATAGTACCTTTAGTACGCATTACACAGTAGCAGAAGTCTGGGGATTACGGACAAATTGCCTGAACTAATCGGTTTAATGCAAGAGTTTCCAAATACTGAGACAATTATTTACCAATTATCACTGAACCTGTCGCATTCGCAGATAGCGACGCTGCCTGTCCCGAGCCGCCGTTGGCTGCCCTTCTTGTTAATAGGGAGCGTGTTGTTCCTGGTGTTGGTGTGGGTACAGCTGCCGGCGCAGTGCACGCCCTCGTCGCTCACCGCCTTCTTAGGACCAGCCGCGTCGGCTGGGCGGGCGGCGATTGCGACCGGCGTGGAAGGCCCATCGCGGCTACCTGAGCGGTACTGGCTGCTGCGTACGCAGCACCCCGGCGCATACTCGCAGCCGTCGTGCACACGGCTGGCGACACGACAGGAGTTGACGGCTGCGGCGGCGGGCTGGCAGCTGTTGGCCGTCCCCAACGGCAGCGTGTACTTGTACGGCGGATACTGGGACGACCGATTCGAGGAGCCACTGGTACGGGTGCTCCTCTACTGTGATGTGTCGCCCCCGCCGCCGCTCTACTGCCAGCTCTGGTCAGCTTCCaacttatcttattaatatttgattaaagcTGCCCTAAACGCACAACTATGACTGGATCCTCGGGAGCCGGTGCCACGGATAACGACAGGCAACAGCCAACTTGCAAAGTGACTAGAGGTAACGAGGTGGCGCGAACTGATGGCTACATGGTCACTACCTATAATAAAACCccatattataatacacaacATTATTATCCCTCCGCTCACCGTTGACTACTAGTATCTTCGTTACTCCGCAGTGATTACGTTGAAGCGTAGGTAATTGCTATATTATGTTGCAAGCCACACTGCACTCAGCAGGTACCCCGATGATAACGCGCCGCTGACAGTTGCTGCGGAGCTGCAGTACGCGTGGCGGCGCGAGTGGGGCGGGCCCATCGCCGGCGTCAACGAGCCTTACATAGCGTCgtgccgcgcgcgccgccaccGGCCCGACCCGCCGCTGGCGCCGCTCGCCGTCTCCCTCGTGCTCGAGCCCTGCCAGCGCGCCAACAACGTACTCGACGTACAGGTCATCAATCACCATCGCTATGTATTCTACCACAATGTATTCTGTGCGGAGTAGTAGCTAACCTAGTTTACCGTGTACTGTATATACAGGGCGCTCCGGCACCCGAGGAGAAGGTTCGCGGCAGGCCGGATAACGGGTCAATCGCAGTGTGCCTTAAGTGGCTGGACTACCGGCGCGATGTGTCGGCGCACCTAGTTGAGTGGGTGCAGCTGCTGAAGGCGTTCGGCGCCAGCACGCTCTACGTACACGTGGTGCATGTGAGCACTGACGACAGATATAGTGTTCCCACCATCACGCATCACTCTCTAGTCTCTGCCTCTACTTCTTGCACTAGTACTTCTATAGACGACCTGACGACCTTTGCAATACCTacaacattttgtaataatagtGGACTCGAGCACTATTCGATTGATGAATGAGTGATAATGTGTCAATACAATGttcctttttatatattaagatgCCAcggttaacttatttttaaaaagaagaaTAATCGTCTTCCACGCCTCCCTGACAAGCAACAACAAAAGTGATTTCCTATGTGGTAGGTCACTCGTATGCGTGTGTTGGCTCGATTCCTACTAAAGCAATGTCTTCCTGCCGAGACGTAACTTATATTGTCTTAGTCCTCGTGGTGAGGAGCGCAGTGCAAGTCGAATCTTGATTATTTCATGATAtgcttattatataataatcggAATCACCTACTATTTGCTGTACCACGCGGTAGGATAGTTGCGAGATCAAAATCTCCATTACCTCACAGTCTCAAAAAACATTAAATCGGTTCCTGGACGCGAAACCAGAGTGTGATATGTTTGCGAGTGATAGGCGAGTATTTTTGTTAGAATGTTTAAGATTCTGCGAGAATGATTGAAAGGTACTTAGATCTTTGTTAgcgtaatttattattaagctttttgtaattaatagtgTCAGTGGTGTTTTGTACCGTActattcacaataaaataaaataaaaaaaataaaaataataatatataataataatatcagccctgtattatatactgtcccactgctgcacgggcctcctttactactgagagggattagggcttagtccaccacgctggcctagtgcggattggtagacttcacacaccttcgaaattcctatagagaacttctcatatgtgtaggcttcct
The nucleotide sequence above comes from Manduca sexta isolate Smith_Timp_Sample1 chromosome 11, JHU_Msex_v1.0, whole genome shotgun sequence. Encoded proteins:
- the LOC115453756 gene encoding uncharacterized protein LOC115453756 isoform X1 codes for the protein MQEFPNTETIIYQLSLNLSHSQIATLPVPSRRWLPFLLIGSVLFLVLVWVQLPAQCTPSSLTAFLGPAASAGRAAIATGVEGPSRLPERYWLLRTQHPGAYSQPSCTRLATRQELTAAAAGWQLLAVPNGSVYLYGGYWDDRFEEPLVRVLLYCDVSPPPPLYCQLWYPDDNAPLTVAAELQYAWRREWGGPIAGVNEPYIASCRARRHRPDPPLAPLAVSLVLEPCQRANNVLDVQGAPAPEEKVRGRPDNGSIAVCLKWLDYRRDVSAHLVEWVQLLKAFGASTLYVHVVHAHPNVVKVLSHYAAEGFAQVSQLAHPPQLARATHGAGARDFHDLRRELLPLNDCLYRAARRHALLAAIDMDEIIVPVRDGSWTRLVAREAVESGGAVDALVFANYYLLDGAQRGTVAPPPARMLAHVWRARNPNPPGNTRQHTPCIFPEAWKETVVIGIHKLGKPATDPASYRPMRFLSTLGKLYERIILDRLKIVAYFHHLLPPVQFGLRSMHICIRYSATRSMSMISLDTTFLPMLFSSILKKHST
- the LOC115453756 gene encoding uncharacterized protein LOC115453756 isoform X3, with the protein product MQEFPNTETIIYQLSLNLSHSQIATLPVPSRRWLPFLLIGSVLFLVLVWVQLPAQCTPSSLTAFLGPAASAGRAAIATGVEGPSRLPERYWLLRTQHPGAYSQPSCTRLATRQELTAAAAGWQLLAVPNGSVYLYGGYWDDRFEEPLVRVLLYCDVSPPPPLYCQLWYPDDNAPLTVAAELQYAWRREWGGPIAGVNEPYIASCRARRHRPDPPLAPLAVSLVLEPCQRANNVLDVQGAPAPEEKVRGRPDNGSIAVCLKWLDYRRDVSAHLVEWVQLLKAFGASTLYVHVVHAHPNVVKVLSHYAAEGFAQVSQLAHPPQLARATHGAGARDFHDLRRELLPLNDCLYRAARRHALLAAIDMDEIIVPVRDGSWTRLVAREAVESGGAVDALVFANYYLLDGAQRGTVAPPPARMLAHVWRARNPNPPGHNVKSFHNTSTVVAMHNHLPMWCGARGCRVRDVNRSVARLHHYRERCADDAVDCVALRDVVRDDTLTRWSGVLRDVRQLLRRLQLL
- the LOC115453756 gene encoding uncharacterized protein LOC115453756 isoform X4 yields the protein MQEFPNTETIIYQLSLNLSHSQIATLPVPSRRWLPFLLIGSVLFLVLVWVQLPAQCTPSSLTAFLGPAASAGRAAIATGVEGPSRLPERYWLLRTQHPGAYSQPSCTRLATRQELTAAAAGWQLLAVPNGSVYLYGGYWDDRFEEPLVRVLLYCDVSPPPPLYCQLWYPDDNAPLTVAAELQYAWRREWGGPIAGVNEPYIASCRARRHRPDPPLAPLAVSLVLEPCQRANNVLDVQGAPAPEEKVRGRPDNGSIAVCLKWLDYRRDVSAHLVEWVQLLKAFGASTLYVHVVHAHPNVVKVLSHYAAEGFAQVSQLAHPPQLARATHGAGARDFHDLRRELLPLNDCLYRAARRHALLAAIDMDEIIVPVRDGSWTRLVAREAVESGGAVDALVFANYYLLDGAQRGTVAPPPARMLAHVWRARNPNPPGHNVKSFHNTSTVVAMHNHLPMWCGARGCRVRDVNRSVARLHHYRDPAPALSL
- the LOC115453756 gene encoding uncharacterized protein LOC115453756 isoform X2, translating into MIATLPVPSRRWLPFLLIGSVLFLVLVWVQLPAQCTPSSLTAFLGPAASAGRAAIATGVEGPSRLPERYWLLRTQHPGAYSQPSCTRLATRQELTAAAAGWQLLAVPNGSVYLYGGYWDDRFEEPLVRVLLYCDVSPPPPLYCQLWYPDDNAPLTVAAELQYAWRREWGGPIAGVNEPYIASCRARRHRPDPPLAPLAVSLVLEPCQRANNVLDVQGAPAPEEKVRGRPDNGSIAVCLKWLDYRRDVSAHLVEWVQLLKAFGASTLYVHVVHAHPNVVKVLSHYAAEGFAQVSQLAHPPQLARATHGAGARDFHDLRRELLPLNDCLYRAARRHALLAAIDMDEIIVPVRDGSWTRLVAREAVESGGAVDALVFANYYLLDGAQRGTVAPPPARMLAHVWRARNPNPPGNTRQHTPCIFPEAWKETVVIGIHKLGKPATDPASYRPMRFLSTLGKLYERIILDRLKIVAYFHHLLPPVQFGLRSMHICIRYSATRSMSMISLDTTFLPMLFSSILKKHST